The following proteins are encoded in a genomic region of Saccharopolyspora antimicrobica:
- a CDS encoding DUF2017 family protein: MTELPDHDFFAALPTNGGIAVRMADNVATVLAHHADRLIAFLERGELDKRRSGPFRRVTTESDVLRRMFPDAYRDSSDSEAFRVRHENALRDSAAAHRVRDRLRSGSTFVVPEPEVDDWIVTYALARYLIMDRRSRRPGMEFWWMNYVCGALIEAVLQREFMQTGDWEFRRPAPDGG; this comes from the coding sequence GTGACGGAGCTGCCCGACCACGACTTCTTCGCCGCACTCCCGACCAATGGCGGGATCGCGGTGCGCATGGCCGACAACGTGGCGACCGTGCTGGCGCACCACGCCGACCGGCTCATCGCGTTCCTGGAGCGGGGCGAGCTGGACAAGCGGCGTTCCGGTCCGTTCCGCCGCGTGACCACGGAATCCGACGTGCTGCGCCGGATGTTCCCGGACGCCTACCGGGATTCTTCGGACTCCGAGGCCTTCCGCGTCCGGCACGAGAACGCACTCCGGGACAGCGCCGCAGCGCACCGGGTCCGGGACCGGCTCCGCAGCGGTTCCACGTTCGTCGTGCCGGAACCCGAGGTGGACGACTGGATCGTCACCTACGCCCTCGCCCGCTACTTGATCATGGACCGGAGATCTCGGCGGCCGGGCATGGAGTTCTGGTGGATGAACTACGTCTGCGGCGCCCTCATCGAGGCGGTGCTGCAGCGGGAGTTCATGCAGACCGGAGACTGGGAGTTCCGCCGCCCGGCCCCGGACGGCGGCTGA
- a CDS encoding NUDIX domain-containing protein yields the protein MPRFSWHTCSVPVGLPVRQVYGFLFVPDGRVLLRVDGTKHTLPGGRPEPGEVEYCDILRRETMEEVTVDIDEPHYLGYQCVDDGIAPYAQVRMAAVISRVHPAAPDPDSGRTYRRLLVHPGKVGDLLSWGETGYLQATAAAEAAVTVFGLPSDGLPETGDL from the coding sequence ATGCCCAGGTTCAGCTGGCACACCTGCTCCGTGCCCGTGGGTCTGCCGGTGCGGCAGGTGTACGGGTTCCTGTTCGTTCCCGACGGCCGGGTGCTGCTGCGGGTCGACGGCACCAAGCACACGCTGCCCGGTGGCCGTCCCGAGCCGGGCGAGGTCGAGTACTGCGACATCCTGCGACGGGAGACCATGGAAGAGGTCACCGTCGACATCGACGAGCCGCACTACCTGGGCTACCAGTGCGTGGACGACGGGATCGCGCCGTACGCGCAGGTGCGGATGGCTGCGGTGATCAGCCGGGTGCACCCGGCCGCGCCGGACCCGGACAGCGGCCGCACCTACCGGCGGTTGCTGGTGCACCCCGGCAAGGTCGGCGACCTGCTCTCCTGGGGTGAGACCGGGTACCTGCAAGCGACCGCGGCCGCGGAGGCCGCCGTCACCGTCTTCGGTCTCCCCTCCGACGGGCTGCCCGAGACCGGCGACCTCTGA
- a CDS encoding ATP-dependent Clp protease adaptor ClpS, with amino-acid sequence MSERWEVVVRNDDSQSALLATFVLRELCGLEIPEAGELAQEIDANGEAQVRRFPDQSQAEELVIGLQRHGLHGTVRPL; translated from the coding sequence GTGAGCGAACGTTGGGAGGTCGTCGTGCGCAACGACGACAGCCAGTCGGCCCTGCTGGCCACCTTCGTCCTGCGCGAGCTGTGCGGGCTGGAAATCCCCGAGGCAGGCGAGCTCGCCCAGGAGATCGACGCAAACGGGGAGGCGCAGGTTCGCCGCTTCCCCGACCAGTCCCAGGCCGAGGAGCTGGTGATCGGACTCCAGCGGCACGGGCTGCACGGGACGGTGCGGCCGCTGTGA